One genomic window of Paenibacillus xylanilyticus includes the following:
- a CDS encoding extracellular solute-binding protein has protein sequence MKKRPRKLVGKMVLATMMSVVLAACSSGAGTEKAEPESKGAMESYGVGDTFKASEPFNLSILYSDQPAYPYKKDWLLFQKITELTGVTLDPTIVPMSDYPQKRSLLISSGDAPLVIPKTYPGEESAFVSSGAILPVSDYVDLMPNFKDKIEKWGLEDELESLRQEDGKYYVLPGLHEEVWPDYTLIVRTDVFEENNIPIPTTWDELYDAAKKLKEIYPDSIPFSDRFEFNSTLNIAAAGFGTKGGWGFGNGLTYKEDKDEFVYTSTTPEYKEMLTYFNKMVSEGLLDKESFTQDDDQATQKFVSGKSFIINGNSQTLVLHRNDMNKTLGEGKFSIAKITVPGGPKGQLMSGSRLENGVMISGKIKDSENFKATMQFIDWLYYSDEGQEFAKWGFEGETYTKQDGVRKLADDVNYNGLNPKGTKDLRIDYGFSGGVFAYGGTTDLLHSMFSEEELKFQQDMKDTKEVIPAEPPIPYSDLDREQVTLLSTPLKDYSDQNTLKFILGERSLDEFDAFVQELEGQGLSQYLQISNDTYKKYKENKQQ, from the coding sequence ATGAAAAAGAGACCACGCAAGCTTGTAGGCAAGATGGTTTTGGCAACAATGATGAGTGTCGTTTTGGCAGCATGCAGCAGCGGAGCGGGAACCGAGAAGGCCGAACCTGAATCCAAAGGGGCTATGGAGTCCTACGGAGTGGGTGACACGTTTAAAGCCTCGGAGCCATTCAACTTATCCATACTTTATAGTGATCAGCCAGCTTATCCATACAAGAAAGATTGGTTGCTTTTCCAAAAAATCACCGAGCTGACGGGTGTGACCTTGGATCCTACCATTGTACCGATGTCTGACTATCCGCAAAAAAGATCTCTTTTGATTAGTTCGGGAGATGCACCTCTCGTAATCCCTAAAACCTATCCGGGTGAAGAATCTGCCTTCGTATCTTCTGGAGCCATATTACCCGTAAGTGACTATGTTGACTTGATGCCTAATTTCAAGGACAAGATAGAGAAATGGGGACTTGAGGATGAACTGGAGAGTCTCCGTCAGGAAGATGGGAAGTATTATGTTCTCCCTGGTTTGCATGAAGAAGTATGGCCAGACTATACACTGATTGTTAGAACGGATGTCTTCGAGGAAAACAACATTCCTATCCCAACGACATGGGATGAACTATATGATGCTGCCAAGAAGTTGAAAGAGATCTACCCAGATTCGATTCCGTTCTCGGACCGATTTGAATTTAACAGTACATTAAATATTGCGGCTGCTGGTTTTGGAACCAAGGGCGGTTGGGGTTTCGGCAATGGTCTTACGTATAAGGAAGACAAGGATGAATTCGTATATACATCCACTACTCCTGAGTACAAAGAAATGCTGACCTACTTCAACAAAATGGTGTCAGAAGGGTTGCTGGACAAGGAAAGTTTCACTCAAGATGATGATCAAGCGACACAAAAATTTGTCTCTGGCAAGTCGTTTATCATTAACGGTAACTCTCAAACGTTAGTGCTGCATCGCAATGATATGAATAAAACGTTGGGTGAAGGAAAATTCTCCATTGCTAAAATTACGGTTCCGGGTGGTCCGAAAGGACAATTAATGTCTGGATCGAGACTTGAAAACGGTGTCATGATTTCCGGTAAAATCAAAGATAGTGAAAATTTCAAAGCAACAATGCAATTTATTGACTGGTTATACTACAGTGATGAAGGACAGGAATTCGCCAAATGGGGATTTGAAGGAGAGACCTACACGAAACAGGATGGGGTTCGCAAGCTTGCGGATGATGTGAACTATAATGGATTGAATCCTAAAGGCACAAAAGATCTGCGTATTGATTACGGTTTCTCTGGTGGCGTGTTTGCTTACGGTGGAACAACAGATCTGCTGCACTCCATGTTTAGTGAAGAAGAATTGAAATTCCAGCAGGACATGAAGGATACCAAGGAAGTTATTCCTGCTGAACCTCCAATCCCGTACTCAGATCTTGACCGTGAACAGGTGACATTGCTTAGTACTCCACTTAAGGACTACTCGGACCAAAATACCCTTAAATTTATTCTGGGTGAACGCAGTCTTGACGAGTTCGATGCATTTGTACAGGAATTGGAAGGACAAGGGTTGTCT
- a CDS encoding carbohydrate ABC transporter permease, which produces MQESKSYKVFKVFNTIFLLLVVFITLYPFLNVVAQSFSSESYINSGKVSIIPRGFNVETYKTISRDSMFWTNYKNTVIYTVVGTLISMFMTTIFAYAISKRRLMGRKFWTMFAVFTMFFSGGLIPNYVLINSLGMNNTMWALVVPGAISIYNMLIMKSFFENMPEELEEAAAIDGLNTYGILLRIILPLSKAVMATMVLFYAVGHWNSWFPAFLYLDKKELFPVTIYLRNMIAGATGGASAGASADNLTQISANIKSVTMVLTILPILTIYPFVQRYFVTGIMLGSVKQ; this is translated from the coding sequence ATGCAGGAATCAAAATCATACAAAGTCTTCAAAGTATTTAACACCATCTTTTTGCTGCTTGTGGTGTTCATCACACTCTATCCATTCCTGAATGTTGTAGCACAGTCTTTCAGTAGCGAATCCTATATCAATTCAGGGAAAGTCAGCATCATCCCGCGCGGTTTTAATGTGGAAACCTACAAGACCATCTCGCGTGACAGCATGTTCTGGACCAATTATAAAAATACGGTTATCTACACTGTGGTAGGTACGTTGATCTCCATGTTTATGACAACCATATTCGCGTATGCGATTTCTAAAAGGAGATTAATGGGACGCAAGTTCTGGACAATGTTTGCCGTGTTCACCATGTTTTTCAGTGGCGGATTGATTCCAAACTATGTCCTGATTAATTCCCTTGGCATGAACAATACGATGTGGGCGTTAGTTGTACCTGGAGCCATCAGCATTTATAACATGTTAATTATGAAGTCATTTTTCGAAAACATGCCCGAGGAGCTGGAGGAAGCTGCAGCCATCGATGGTTTGAACACATATGGTATTTTACTTCGTATCATATTGCCGTTAAGTAAGGCTGTAATGGCTACAATGGTTCTGTTCTACGCAGTGGGACACTGGAACTCATGGTTCCCGGCATTCCTGTATCTCGACAAAAAGGAACTGTTCCCTGTGACCATTTATCTGCGGAACATGATTGCAGGTGCAACAGGAGGAGCTTCTGCTGGAGCGTCGGCTGATAATTTGACTCAAATCTCAGCCAATATCAAGTCGGTAACGATGGTACTTACGATTCTTCCAATCCTTACGATCTATCCGTTTGTGCAAAGATACTTTGTAACCGGTATCATGTTGGGATCTGTTAAGCAGTAA
- a CDS encoding ABC transporter permease, which yields MTSLRKESRLRTAGALLRKDWQLYSLLILPVIYLIIFKYGPMIGNVIAFRRFVPGGSIFGETWVGLRYFQMFVQDPTFWKVFGNTLILGGLALLFTFPVPIIFALLLNEVKSKRFKKFVQTASYLPHFLSIVIVAGMILQLTAVNGSINGLVAFFTGDNIPFMQRAEWFRTIYISSEIWQGMGWGAILYLAALTTIDDSLYEAARIDGANRWKQTIHVTIPGILPTIVTLLILNMGNFLAVGFEKILLLYNPLIYDTSDVISTYLYRVGLQSSNFSYATAIGLFESLIGLILVFSVNAISRRLTQRSLW from the coding sequence ATGACCTCATTACGCAAAGAAAGCAGGTTAAGAACGGCTGGAGCCTTACTCCGCAAAGATTGGCAGCTGTATTCACTATTAATACTTCCAGTGATCTATCTGATTATTTTTAAATACGGACCGATGATTGGTAATGTGATAGCCTTTAGAAGGTTTGTACCGGGAGGCAGCATTTTTGGTGAGACTTGGGTTGGGTTAAGGTATTTTCAGATGTTCGTTCAAGACCCAACGTTCTGGAAGGTATTTGGAAACACACTCATACTGGGCGGGCTTGCATTACTCTTCACATTCCCGGTTCCCATTATCTTTGCGCTGCTTTTGAATGAAGTAAAAAGTAAACGCTTCAAAAAGTTCGTTCAGACTGCATCCTATCTGCCACATTTCTTATCGATCGTTATCGTAGCCGGTATGATTTTGCAACTAACGGCAGTGAATGGATCCATTAATGGCTTGGTTGCATTCTTTACTGGAGACAATATTCCCTTTATGCAGCGCGCCGAATGGTTCAGAACGATCTATATAAGCTCTGAAATTTGGCAAGGCATGGGCTGGGGAGCCATTTTGTATCTTGCCGCATTAACGACAATCGATGATTCTTTGTATGAAGCTGCACGGATTGACGGTGCGAATCGCTGGAAACAGACGATCCATGTAACCATACCAGGCATTTTGCCAACGATTGTTACTTTGTTAATTCTGAATATGGGTAATTTTCTTGCTGTTGGATTTGAGAAAATTCTCCTCCTTTACAATCCGCTTATCTATGATACATCGGACGTGATTTCCACTTATCTGTATCGTGTAGGTTTGCAATCCAGCAACTTCAGTTACGCGACTGCGATTGGATTATTCGAATCACTCATCGGACTGATCTTGGTATTCTCAGTAAATGCAATCTCACGCAGACTAACACAACGAAGCTTGTGGTAA
- a CDS encoding HAD family hydrolase — translation MALKAILFDLDDTLLWDERSVREAFHETCLLASQETGVDAEALEEAVRNEARSLYESYETFPFTKMIGINPFEGLWANFTGGDQPEFRQLEQLAPVYRKESWRRGLLKLGVDREDLAERLASQFGAERRSRPHVYEETMDTLRHLQGKFKLLLLTNGCPALQQEKLDGVPELAPFFDEIIISGTFGKGKPDPSIFEHALSKLGVKPEEGLMVGDKLTTDIRGALSAGIQAVWINRENKVNSESYVPDHEIKHLSELDRIIANF, via the coding sequence ATGGCATTAAAAGCGATTTTGTTCGACCTGGATGATACTTTATTGTGGGATGAACGCAGTGTGCGTGAAGCATTTCACGAAACTTGCCTGCTTGCTTCACAAGAAACCGGCGTTGATGCTGAGGCATTGGAAGAAGCTGTTCGTAATGAAGCTCGTAGTCTATATGAATCATATGAAACCTTTCCATTTACCAAAATGATTGGTATCAATCCGTTTGAAGGACTTTGGGCTAATTTTACTGGTGGTGACCAGCCGGAATTCCGTCAATTGGAGCAGCTTGCCCCTGTATATCGTAAGGAGTCCTGGCGTCGTGGCTTATTGAAGCTGGGAGTGGACCGTGAAGATTTGGCTGAACGTCTTGCCTCGCAATTTGGAGCAGAGCGAAGATCCAGACCTCATGTATATGAGGAAACAATGGACACTTTACGTCACTTACAGGGGAAATTCAAACTGCTGCTCTTGACGAATGGGTGTCCTGCTCTGCAGCAAGAGAAGTTGGATGGTGTGCCTGAACTGGCTCCTTTCTTCGATGAGATCATCATCTCGGGTACTTTTGGAAAAGGAAAACCGGATCCGTCTATCTTTGAACATGCACTCAGCAAACTTGGGGTAAAACCAGAAGAAGGTTTGATGGTTGGAGATAAACTCACGACGGATATCCGCGGAGCTTTGTCAGCAGGAATCCAGGCTGTCTGGATTAATCGGGAGAACAAAGTGAACTCGGAGTCGTATGTACCTGATCATGAGATTAAGCACTTATCAGAATTAGATCGTATTATTGCTAATTTCTGA
- a CDS encoding DUF896 domain-containing protein, which produces MDIDSLVARINELARKQKSTGLSEEELAERAKLREIYLNNIRSNFRQQLDSIEIVDDEKDQGHQGKLKH; this is translated from the coding sequence TTGGATATAGATAGCCTGGTAGCACGCATTAACGAATTGGCTCGTAAACAAAAGTCCACTGGACTTTCAGAGGAAGAACTTGCCGAACGTGCTAAACTTAGAGAAATTTACTTAAACAACATCCGCAGCAACTTCAGACAGCAACTGGATTCCATTGAAATTGTAGATGATGAGAAAGATCAAGGCCACCAAGGCAAACTCAAACACTAA
- a CDS encoding LysM peptidoglycan-binding domain-containing protein translates to MRYSTYQSIYEPVNSEAVKSNIGNFKNWFAKAKMPTWMLKMIMASLIIFIGCSTVLTVFAGDENNVLPGSKIAVSQGETLWSVSLEHKPENMDTRIYIEAIKKVNQLQTTSIQAGQVLILPQFTR, encoded by the coding sequence ATGAGATATTCCACTTATCAAAGTATTTACGAACCGGTGAACTCGGAAGCGGTCAAGTCTAACATAGGTAACTTTAAGAACTGGTTTGCAAAAGCTAAGATGCCAACATGGATGTTAAAGATGATTATGGCATCATTAATTATATTTATTGGCTGCAGCACTGTATTGACTGTGTTTGCAGGAGACGAGAATAATGTTCTTCCTGGCAGCAAAATAGCAGTGTCCCAGGGTGAAACGCTGTGGAGCGTGTCATTGGAGCATAAACCGGAAAATATGGATACGCGTATATATATAGAAGCAATTAAGAAAGTGAATCAGCTTCAAACCACTTCAATTCAAGCTGGACAAGTCCTGATTTTGCCTCAGTTTACACGTTAA
- the lexA gene encoding transcriptional repressor LexA, with protein sequence MSKISSRQQAILEFIRNEVRLKGYPPSVREIGEAVGLASSSTVHGHLDRLEKKGLIRRDPTKPRAIELLSQEESEHSHQFAHSVARIPVVGKVTAGVPITATENIEDYFPLPTHYVGEQKVFMLSVVGDSMIEAGIVNGDYVIVRQQQTADNGDIVVAMTEDDEATVKTFYKEKDHIRLQPENATFEPLRLKHVSILGKVIGLFRDIH encoded by the coding sequence ATGTCGAAGATATCCAGCAGGCAGCAAGCTATTCTGGAGTTTATACGCAATGAAGTCCGGTTGAAGGGATATCCTCCTTCCGTACGTGAGATTGGAGAAGCGGTTGGACTGGCTTCCAGTTCTACGGTTCATGGACATCTGGACCGCTTGGAGAAGAAAGGTCTCATTAGACGTGACCCTACTAAACCGAGAGCCATTGAGTTGTTAAGCCAGGAGGAATCAGAACACTCCCATCAGTTTGCACACAGTGTTGCTCGCATTCCCGTCGTAGGTAAAGTCACTGCAGGGGTACCGATTACCGCAACTGAGAACATCGAGGATTACTTCCCGCTACCAACACATTATGTTGGAGAACAGAAAGTATTTATGCTCTCTGTTGTTGGTGACAGTATGATCGAAGCAGGGATCGTCAATGGAGACTACGTTATCGTGCGCCAGCAGCAAACAGCAGATAACGGAGATATTGTCGTTGCGATGACTGAAGATGACGAAGCTACAGTTAAAACTTTCTACAAAGAGAAAGACCACATTCGTCTACAGCCTGAGAATGCAACATTTGAACCACTTCGTTTAAAACATGTTAGCATTTTGGGTAAAGTGATTGGCCTTTTCCGTGATATTCACTAG
- a CDS encoding aldehyde dehydrogenase — protein sequence MDQVKQLVANQRAFFYTGQTKNIEYRINALQQLRQGIEKYQQRILDALHADLNKSETEAYNSEIRIVLGELDFALEHLKEWAAPRAVPTSAVIPDGTSTIYPEPYGVALIIAPWNYPFQLGFGPLIGAIAAGNCAVIKPSELTPAVSRLTYDLITDIFPKEYVAVMEGEVETSTALLKEKFDYIFFTGSTGVGRIVMKAAAEHLTPVTLELGGKSPVIVHKDADLQLAAQRIVRGKFLNAGQTCVAPDYLLVHQDVHDKLLEEIGAEIQDKFGRDVMGNPNFPHIVNTRNFDRLSVFLEGGHALIGGRSDRDQLLIEPTLVGNVDWGSPVMQEEIFGPILPVMTYEDLNPLLAEIVHRPKPLALYLFTEQEELQNQVLDQVSFGGGCINDTLSHMTSHFLPFGGVGESGMGSYHGKQSFEVFSHHKSILKR from the coding sequence ATGGATCAAGTGAAACAACTCGTTGCAAATCAGCGGGCATTCTTTTATACAGGACAAACTAAAAATATCGAGTATCGGATTAATGCTCTTCAGCAACTAAGACAAGGGATAGAGAAATATCAGCAACGGATCTTGGACGCACTGCATGCAGATTTGAATAAATCGGAAACAGAGGCGTATAACTCTGAAATTCGCATCGTTTTGGGTGAACTGGATTTTGCACTAGAACATCTTAAGGAATGGGCGGCGCCTAGAGCAGTGCCTACAAGTGCTGTAATACCTGATGGTACAAGCACGATCTATCCAGAACCTTATGGAGTTGCTCTCATTATTGCACCATGGAACTATCCGTTCCAATTGGGCTTTGGTCCTTTGATTGGAGCAATTGCGGCGGGTAACTGTGCTGTTATTAAGCCTTCTGAATTAACGCCGGCAGTGTCACGTCTGACGTACGACCTGATTACGGATATTTTCCCTAAGGAATATGTAGCAGTCATGGAAGGTGAAGTCGAAACCAGCACAGCCTTGTTGAAAGAGAAGTTTGATTATATTTTCTTTACGGGTAGCACAGGTGTTGGCCGCATCGTCATGAAAGCAGCAGCTGAGCATCTAACCCCGGTGACGCTTGAATTGGGTGGTAAAAGCCCTGTAATTGTTCATAAAGACGCGGATTTGCAGTTGGCAGCCCAGCGGATCGTTCGTGGCAAGTTCTTGAATGCTGGTCAGACCTGCGTTGCTCCGGATTACTTGCTTGTACATCAAGACGTACACGATAAACTGCTTGAAGAGATTGGTGCAGAGATTCAAGATAAATTCGGTAGAGATGTAATGGGAAATCCTAATTTTCCGCATATCGTCAACACACGTAACTTTGATCGACTATCTGTTTTCTTAGAAGGTGGTCATGCTCTGATTGGTGGTCGCTCTGATCGGGATCAGCTGCTGATTGAACCTACCTTGGTAGGAAATGTGGACTGGGGTTCACCTGTGATGCAAGAGGAGATATTCGGTCCCATTTTGCCGGTAATGACTTACGAGGATCTTAATCCTCTGCTCGCTGAGATTGTGCACCGTCCCAAACCGCTGGCGCTATACCTGTTCACGGAGCAAGAGGAGCTGCAGAATCAGGTTTTGGATCAAGTGTCCTTCGGTGGAGGATGCATTAATGATACGTTGTCTCATATGACTTCACATTTTTTACCGTTTGGCGGTGTAGGAGAGAGTGGTATGGGGTCATATCATGGTAAGCAAAGCTTTGAAGTGTTCTCCCATCACAAAAGCATTCTCAAACGATAA
- the glnA gene encoding type I glutamate--ammonia ligase: MSYTKEDILRISKEENVRFVRLQFTDLLGAIKNVEIPVSQLNKALDNKMMFDGSSIEGYVRIEESDMYLYPDLDSWLIFPWVAENRVARLICDVYLPDGNPFPGDPRGILKRNLKEAEEMGFTSFNVGPEPEFFLFKTDEKGNPTNELNDQGGYFDLAPTDLGENCRRDIVITLEEMGFEIEASHHEVAPGQHEIDFKYADALKAADQIQTFKLVVKTIARQHGLHATFMPKPLFGMNGSGMHCNQSLFQGSANAFVDESDELGLSKTARHFMAGTLKHARAFAAITNPTVNSYKRLVPGYEAPCYVAWSASNRSPMIRIPASRGLSTRVEVRNPDPAANPYLALAVLLKAGLDGIKRELSLPAPIDRNIYIMSEEERVEEGIPSLPADLKEALNELIRSEVICDALGDHALAHFYELKEIEWDMYRTQVHQWERDQYITLY, from the coding sequence GTGAGTTATACAAAAGAAGACATTCTCCGCATCTCTAAAGAAGAAAACGTACGGTTCGTTCGATTGCAATTTACCGACTTGCTTGGAGCTATCAAAAACGTTGAAATTCCTGTAAGCCAATTGAATAAGGCTTTGGATAACAAAATGATGTTTGATGGTTCTTCCATTGAAGGTTATGTGCGTATTGAAGAATCCGACATGTACCTCTATCCGGATCTCGATTCTTGGCTGATTTTCCCTTGGGTAGCTGAGAACCGTGTTGCTCGCCTAATCTGTGATGTTTATTTGCCGGATGGCAACCCATTCCCTGGAGATCCACGCGGCATCTTGAAACGTAACCTGAAGGAAGCCGAAGAAATGGGATTCACTTCTTTCAATGTCGGTCCTGAACCAGAGTTCTTCTTGTTCAAAACAGACGAAAAAGGAAACCCGACTAATGAACTGAATGACCAAGGTGGATATTTCGACCTGGCGCCTACAGATCTTGGTGAAAACTGTCGTCGTGACATCGTTATCACACTTGAAGAAATGGGCTTTGAGATCGAAGCTTCCCACCATGAGGTAGCTCCAGGTCAGCATGAGATCGACTTTAAATATGCTGATGCGCTTAAAGCTGCTGACCAGATCCAAACGTTCAAACTCGTTGTTAAAACGATTGCACGTCAGCATGGTCTACATGCGACCTTTATGCCAAAACCATTGTTTGGTATGAACGGTTCCGGTATGCACTGCAACCAATCGTTGTTCCAAGGCAGTGCAAACGCATTTGTTGACGAGTCGGACGAGCTGGGTCTCAGCAAAACTGCACGTCACTTCATGGCTGGAACGCTGAAGCATGCGCGTGCGTTTGCAGCAATTACTAACCCAACTGTGAACTCATACAAACGTCTTGTACCAGGTTATGAAGCCCCTTGTTATGTAGCATGGTCCGCCAGTAACCGTAGCCCAATGATCCGTATTCCAGCTTCCCGTGGTTTGAGTACACGTGTAGAGGTTCGTAACCCGGATCCGGCTGCTAACCCTTACTTGGCTTTGGCTGTTTTATTGAAAGCAGGTCTGGACGGAATCAAACGTGAGCTTTCCTTACCAGCTCCAATTGACCGTAACATCTACATTATGTCAGAAGAAGAGCGTGTGGAAGAAGGCATTCCAAGCTTGCCAGCTGACCTGAAAGAAGCTTTGAACGAATTGATCCGCAGCGAAGTCATCTGTGATGCACTTGGCGATCACGCCCTGGCTCACTTCTACGAGTTGAAAGAAATTGAGTGGGATATGTACCGTACACAAGTCCACCAATGGGAACGCGATCAATATATCACGCTGTACTAG
- a CDS encoding MerR family transcriptional regulator, with protein sequence MGDEIRRNMALFPIGIVMKLTDLSARQIRYYEQHSLIVPARTSGNQRLFSFNDVERLLEIKALIEKGVNIAGIKQVMNPVSKESEEATVITADTEVKRRELSDTQLHRLLKQQLVSGKRPGQVSLIQGELSRFFNKK encoded by the coding sequence ATGGGTGACGAAATTCGCAGAAATATGGCCTTATTCCCGATAGGTATTGTTATGAAACTTACGGATCTGTCCGCTCGTCAGATTCGATATTATGAACAGCACAGCTTGATTGTACCGGCAAGAACGTCAGGTAACCAACGTTTGTTTTCCTTTAATGACGTAGAACGATTGCTGGAGATCAAGGCTTTGATCGAAAAAGGTGTTAATATTGCCGGCATCAAGCAGGTTATGAATCCGGTATCCAAGGAATCCGAAGAAGCGACAGTCATCACCGCAGATACAGAAGTGAAGCGCAGAGAACTGTCGGATACACAGCTGCACCGTTTATTGAAGCAACAGCTGGTTTCGGGTAAGAGACCTGGACAAGTATCTCTCATTCAGGGAGAGCTTTCCCGATTTTTTAATAAAAAGTAA
- a CDS encoding aminotransferase class I/II-fold pyridoxal phosphate-dependent enzyme translates to MASLDTKIVELQQQVEAQIEQQMKMIDGITDYNQWKVIDAFQRKQVSDYHFAGSTGYAYNDRGREVLDEVYADVFGAEAALVRPHFASGTHTIATALFGVLRPGDELLYITGKPYDTLHKVIGSPEDGTGSLRDFGIGYRETALLADGSVDWDAVQGNITATTKVIGIQRSRGYDWRSSFCIDEIADMVKRVKAIKEDVIVFVDNCYGEFTEKREPTEVGVDLMAGSLIKNPGGGLAETGGYICGKEKYVQLAAYRLTAPGIGSEVGAMLGTTRGIYQGLYMAPTIVGQAIKGSTFAAAMFAASGFVTKPAWNETRTDLIQAVQFSSAEHLIAFVQGIQRAAAVDSHVVPEPWDMPGYEHPVIMAAGTFIQGGSLELSADAPIREPYIGYMQGGLTYSHVKYGVLMALQTMKDRKLL, encoded by the coding sequence ATGGCAAGTTTGGATACAAAGATTGTGGAGCTGCAACAACAAGTTGAGGCCCAGATTGAACAACAGATGAAAATGATTGACGGTATTACGGATTACAACCAGTGGAAGGTCATTGATGCGTTTCAACGAAAACAAGTCAGTGATTATCATTTCGCTGGTTCAACGGGATATGCATATAACGATCGTGGCCGGGAAGTGCTGGATGAAGTATATGCGGACGTATTTGGCGCAGAAGCCGCGTTGGTTCGTCCCCATTTTGCCTCAGGTACACATACGATAGCTACCGCGCTCTTTGGCGTTCTGCGCCCAGGTGACGAGTTGTTATACATCACAGGTAAACCCTATGATACATTGCACAAAGTCATTGGAAGTCCGGAGGATGGAACTGGATCTCTTCGGGACTTTGGCATAGGATACCGTGAAACCGCTTTGCTGGCAGATGGCAGTGTCGATTGGGACGCAGTTCAAGGAAATATTACTGCCACAACCAAAGTGATAGGGATCCAACGTTCACGCGGATATGACTGGCGTTCTTCCTTCTGTATTGATGAGATCGCAGATATGGTAAAACGGGTCAAGGCAATCAAAGAAGATGTGATCGTATTCGTGGATAACTGTTATGGCGAATTTACGGAGAAACGCGAACCGACAGAGGTCGGGGTAGATCTGATGGCAGGTTCACTAATCAAAAACCCTGGCGGAGGCCTTGCTGAAACCGGGGGTTACATATGCGGGAAGGAAAAATATGTACAATTGGCAGCGTATCGTTTGACTGCACCTGGCATAGGTAGTGAGGTTGGTGCCATGTTGGGAACGACCCGTGGGATCTACCAGGGACTTTACATGGCGCCGACAATTGTGGGACAAGCCATCAAGGGCAGTACCTTTGCCGCTGCAATGTTTGCTGCTTCGGGATTTGTAACCAAACCTGCTTGGAATGAGACACGCACGGATTTGATCCAAGCTGTGCAGTTCTCCTCCGCGGAGCATCTGATCGCTTTTGTACAGGGGATTCAGCGGGCTGCTGCAGTGGATAGTCATGTCGTTCCAGAGCCATGGGACATGCCTGGTTATGAACATCCTGTCATTATGGCGGCAGGTACGTTTATACAGGGCGGAAGCCTGGAGTTGTCAGCGGATGCGCCTATTCGAGAGCCATATATCGGCTACATGCAGGGGGGATTAACCTACTCTCATGTTAAATATGGCGTTTTGATGGCGCTCCAGACAATGAAAGATCGTAAATTATTGTGA